One Coregonus clupeaformis isolate EN_2021a chromosome 21, ASM2061545v1, whole genome shotgun sequence DNA window includes the following coding sequences:
- the LOC121534943 gene encoding uncharacterized protein LOC121534943, which translates to MQEYGKTKSLTDATRRQMINILAAEMTETHGTSPPKSVRVMYAQGIVALFPYLEDPYSQHGYDHYYDPESGSGYLAWRLKTIQRKTAEERGASVSKSPKVGGPGRDRQPFTYDREPSDEDVEAAIAVLRHSADENTVREKMKMTFIYRQAMVNDEAKSSDVFSVFPRFLDTPGLIEQDFRLLFGEATANKFLEKWPTTFKAKVIKESHGLVSTTELLDLMRNAESAAEVENGWDSDMSAILLLLHLLPPSAQGRKRPGKMSAYQAVDQLIRFQKVGTSVQQHLDNITQSSQPYLLAQGSTQSSIHSYFIVVDKHALPCKATGSVGAFDEVFKAHYVFGTSYSSSLSSFFTFVQTTIYNIDMGETKETPRVAELRARMVR; encoded by the exons ATGCAAGAGTATGGAAAAACCAAATCTCTGACAGATGCCACCAGAAGACAGATGATCAACATACTTGCTGCTGAGATGACCGAAACACATGG GACATCCCCCCCCAAAAGTGTCAGAGTGATGTATGCACAGGGGATAGTAGCTTTGTTTCCCTATCTAGAAGACCCATACTCACAACATGGATAT gATCATTACTACGATCCGGAGAGTGGTTCCGGATACCTTGCATGGCGATTGAAGACCATACAAAGAAAAACAGCAGAGGAAAGAGGTGCCTCAGTCAGCAAATCTCCTAAAG TTGGTGGGCCAGGCCGTGATCGTCAGCCCTTCACCTATGACAGAGAGCCATCTGATGAGGATGTGGAAGCAGCTATTGCTGTTTTGAGACACTCTGCTGATGAAAACACTGTCCGTGAGAAGATGAAAATGACCTTCATATATCGGCAAGCAATGGTCAACGATGAAGCCAAATCATCAGATGTCTTCTCGGTCTTCCCAAGATTTCTGGACACACCAGGACTG ATAGAACAAGATTTCAGACTTCTGTTTGGTGAGGCCACAGCCAACAAATTCTTGGAGAAGTGGCCAACCACTTTCAAAgcaaaagtaataaaggaaagccATGGACTTGTATCCACCACAGAACTCTTGGATTTGATGCGCAATGCTGAGTCAGCTGCTGAAGTTGAGAATG GCTGGGACAGTGACATGTCTGCCATCTTGCTGCTGCTACATTTGCTACCACCATCTGCACAAGGTAGAAAGAGGCCGGGAAAGATGTCTGCATATCAAGCTGTAGATCAGCTCATCAGATTTCAAAAG GTTGGAACCAGTGTGCAGCAGCATCTTGACAACATCACCCAAAGCAGTCAGCCCTACCTTCTCGCCCAGGGATCCACACAGAGCAGCATTCACTCCTACTTCATTGTGGTTGACAAGCATGCTCTTCCATGCAAGGCAACAGGTTCAGTAGGAGCTTTTGACGAAGTCTTTAAAGCCCATTACGTATTTGGTACGTCATACAGTTCTTCCTTGAGCAGCTTTTTCACTTTTGTTCAAACAACCATCTATAACATCGACATGGGGGAAACAAAGGAGACTCCTAGAGTTGCTGAGTTGCGAGCAAGAATGGTGCGTTAG